A DNA window from Scylla paramamosain isolate STU-SP2022 chromosome 10, ASM3559412v1, whole genome shotgun sequence contains the following coding sequences:
- the LOC135104020 gene encoding jerky protein homolog, with the protein MKATNTPKTAVSHQHPNRHTLQYYRGEMMDKVLYEWFSLKRSEGVTITGPMLQEKGRDLAEKMGEEGACQFSDGWLHRFKVRHGIRKLNISGESKSGNLPSAEEFVDRFAKIVEEHNLTSEQIYNTDETGLFYRCLPRTTLASESEGDVKGFKQSKDMLTVLCCANMAGTHKVKLCVVGKHKKLRCFKNVNYRPVDYRNQRSAWMTAEIFLDWFKHCFVPSVKENLKKNGLLEDILFPLLTKFKFDAMCHIYLIHHFATTHAVQRHSKGPPTIPGH; encoded by the exons atgaaagccaccaACACCCCAAAGACAGCAGTCAGCCACCAACACCCCaatcgtcacacactgcagtattatcgtggtgaaatgatggacaaagtgttatatgagtggttcagcttgaaaagatcagaaggagtcacaattacaggcccaatgctacaaGAGAAAGGGCGTGATTTAGCTGAGAAGATGGGCGAGGAAGGGGCATGCCAGTTCTCTGATGGCTGGCTCCACAGGTTCAAGGTTCGTCACGGCATAAGGAAGCTGAACATCTCGGGAGAATCAAAATCTGGCAACTTACCCTCGGCTGAAGAGTTTGTCGACAG GTTTGCGAAGATAGTTGAGGAGCATAACCTGACGTCTGAGCAGATTTACAACACTGACGAGACTGGCCTGTTCTACCGCTGTCTGCCAAGAACCACACTTGCAAGCGAGTCGGAGGGAGACGTGAAGGGATTCAAACAGAGCAAGGACATGCTGACAGTTCTGTGCTGCGCTAACATGGCTGGTACGCACAAAGTCAAGTTGTGCGTGGTTGGCAAGCACAAGAAGCTGCGCTGTTTTAAGAACGTGAATTACCGGCCTGTCGATTATCGTAACCAACGAAGTGCTTGGATGACAGCTGAAATTTTTCTTGACTGGTTCAAGCATTGCTTTGTGCCATCTGTCAAGGAAAATCTGAAGAAAAATGGTCTCCTAGAGGACA TATTGTTCCCCTTGCTAACCAAGTTCAAATTTGATGCTATGTGCCATATTTACCTAATACACCACTTTGCCACTACCCATGCAGTGCAGCGGCATAGCAAAGGACCACCCACCATCCCAGGACACTAG